In the Leptotrichia sp. oral taxon 212 genome, one interval contains:
- the purF gene encoding amidophosphoribosyltransferase: MFLEKSDKMEEECGVIAFHSNKIRENLTSLAYIGMQALQHRGQECAGMTICDSITENKIRHKTLKDMGLVSEVFSINELLKYKGNILIGHVRYATTGIVTVDNAQPFSGDSGMGNISLAHNGNLIKIEKLKEKLMKDGITFHATSDTEVILKLLGRNAKYGMREALLKTLDVIEGAFALVIIINDKLIGIRDPRGIRPLCMGQRKDGTYVLASETVALDTVNAKYIRDINAGEMIIIDENGIESIKYLELLENNRKNEGKASCAFEYVYFARPDSIINGIDVYQVRHDAGRYLYEQHPVEADIVIGVPDSGIPAAIGYAEASGIPFAKALVKNKYIGRSFIYPTQELREQAVKVKLNPIRKMIEGKRVVVVDDSLVRGTTSKKLIKMMRDAGAKEVHFRSASPKVLSECYFGVDIANKKELVASYMTTEEICHEIGANTLEYLSLENLLKILREKSIRSDMNENSYHTCKNDFCVGCFSGKYPIVDY; this comes from the coding sequence ATGTTTTTAGAAAAGTCAGATAAAATGGAGGAAGAATGTGGAGTGATCGCCTTCCATTCAAATAAAATACGTGAAAATCTGACATCACTGGCATATATTGGAATGCAGGCTTTACAACATAGGGGTCAGGAATGTGCAGGAATGACGATTTGTGACAGTATTACAGAAAATAAGATAAGACATAAGACATTGAAGGATATGGGATTAGTTTCTGAAGTGTTTTCAATAAACGAACTGTTAAAATATAAAGGAAATATCCTGATAGGTCATGTAAGATATGCAACAACCGGAATAGTTACTGTTGATAATGCACAGCCATTTAGCGGAGATTCCGGAATGGGTAATATTTCTCTTGCACATAACGGGAATCTCATAAAAATTGAAAAATTAAAAGAGAAACTGATGAAGGATGGTATTACCTTTCACGCAACTTCTGATACGGAAGTAATTTTAAAGCTGTTAGGTAGAAATGCAAAATACGGAATGAGGGAAGCCCTGTTAAAAACTCTTGATGTCATTGAAGGAGCTTTTGCATTAGTAATAATTATAAATGATAAACTGATTGGAATCAGAGATCCGAGAGGAATAAGACCATTATGTATGGGACAGAGAAAAGACGGAACTTATGTACTTGCTTCTGAAACGGTGGCACTGGACACTGTAAATGCAAAATATATCAGGGATATAAATGCCGGAGAAATGATTATTATTGATGAAAATGGAATTGAATCAATAAAATATTTAGAACTTCTGGAAAATAATAGAAAAAATGAGGGAAAAGCTTCATGTGCCTTTGAATATGTATACTTTGCAAGACCAGACAGTATAATAAACGGAATTGATGTGTACCAGGTAAGGCATGATGCAGGAAGATATCTGTATGAACAGCATCCTGTAGAAGCTGATATTGTAATAGGAGTCCCAGATTCAGGTATCCCTGCGGCAATAGGCTATGCTGAAGCAAGCGGAATTCCTTTTGCAAAGGCACTGGTAAAAAATAAATATATTGGAAGAAGCTTTATTTATCCAACACAGGAACTTAGAGAACAGGCAGTAAAGGTAAAACTGAATCCCATAAGAAAAATGATAGAAGGAAAAAGAGTAGTTGTAGTGGATGACTCACTGGTGAGGGGAACTACATCGAAAAAACTTATAAAAATGATGCGTGATGCAGGAGCAAAGGAAGTACATTTCAGGTCTGCCTCGCCGAAAGTGCTGAGCGAATGCTATTTTGGTGTAGATATTGCCAATAAAAAGGAACTGGTGGCAAGTTACATGACTACTGAAGAAATTTGCCATGAGATTGGAGCTAATACATTGGAATATCTGTCACTAGAAAATTTATTGAAAATTTTAAGGGAAAAAAGTATCAGATCTGATATGAATGAAAACAGTTACCATACTTGTAAAAATGATTTCTGTGTGGGATGTTTTTCAGGAAAGTATCCTATAGTGGACTATTAA
- the purC gene encoding phosphoribosylaminoimidazolesuccinocarboxamide synthase: MQKKDFIYEGKAKQVYSTDDENLVIIHYKDDATAGNGVKKGTIKDKGIINNKITAKLFSVLEKNGIRTHFKEMLNDRDQLCEKLEIVPLEVIVRNVITGSMAKRVGIADGTVPKTTIFEICYKNDEYGDPLINDYHAVAMGLATFDELRYIYETTSKINDLLKKVFDEEGITLVDFKIEFGKNSKGEILLADEITPDTCRLWDKATGKKLDKDRFRQDLGGIEEAYIEILNRLEA; the protein is encoded by the coding sequence ATGCAAAAAAAAGATTTTATTTATGAAGGAAAAGCAAAACAGGTATACTCAACGGATGATGAAAATTTAGTAATTATTCATTATAAGGATGATGCAACAGCAGGAAATGGAGTAAAAAAAGGAACTATTAAAGATAAAGGAATTATAAATAACAAAATTACTGCCAAATTATTTTCAGTACTTGAAAAAAATGGAATAAGAACACACTTTAAGGAAATGCTTAATGACAGGGATCAGCTCTGTGAAAAGCTTGAAATAGTTCCTCTTGAAGTGATTGTGAGAAATGTAATAACAGGCTCCATGGCAAAAAGAGTTGGAATTGCTGATGGAACTGTGCCCAAGACTACAATATTTGAAATCTGCTATAAAAATGATGAATATGGAGATCCATTGATAAATGACTATCATGCGGTAGCTATGGGACTTGCTACTTTTGATGAGCTGAGATATATTTATGAAACAACTTCAAAAATAAACGATCTTCTGAAAAAAGTATTTGATGAAGAAGGAATTACATTAGTGGACTTCAAGATAGAATTTGGTAAAAATAGCAAGGGAGAAATACTTCTTGCAGATGAAATAACACCTGATACATGCAGACTGTGGGACAAGGCAACAGGAAAGAAACTGGATAAAGACAGATTTAGACAGGATTTAGGTGGAATAGAAGAAGCATATATTGAGATTTTAAACAGATTGGAAGCCTAG
- the purE gene encoding 5-(carboxyamino)imidazole ribonucleotide mutase: MKVAIFFGSKSDTEKMKGAANCLKEFGIEYEAYVLSAHRVPEKLEEVLADVEKRGAEVIIAGAGLAAHLPGVIASKTVLPVVGVPLNGAIGGLDALYSIVQMPKSIPVATVGIDNSYNAAMLAVQILALKYTEIKEKLVKFRKEMKEKFIKENDEKVEF; the protein is encoded by the coding sequence ATGAAAGTAGCAATATTTTTTGGAAGTAAATCGGATACGGAAAAAATGAAAGGAGCTGCAAACTGTCTTAAGGAATTTGGAATAGAATATGAAGCTTATGTACTTTCTGCTCACAGAGTTCCTGAAAAATTAGAAGAAGTTCTTGCAGATGTTGAAAAAAGAGGAGCTGAAGTGATAATAGCTGGAGCAGGTCTGGCGGCTCATCTTCCAGGAGTTATTGCATCAAAAACAGTACTTCCTGTAGTGGGAGTACCTTTAAACGGAGCTATAGGAGGACTCGATGCCCTTTATTCGATTGTACAGATGCCAAAATCAATTCCTGTTGCAACTGTAGGAATAGACAATTCATATAATGCGGCTATGCTGGCTGTACAGATTCTAGCTTTAAAGTATACTGAAATCAAGGAAAAACTTGTAAAATTCAGAAAAGAAATGAAGGAAAAATTTATTAAAGAAAATGATGAAAAAGTGGAATTTTAG
- a CDS encoding phosphoribosylformylglycinamidine synthase, whose translation MNYRIFVEKREDFRVETQNLMNDLKENVGIESLDFLRILNIYDVFNLSKEDLKKMEKIVFSEVNVDRVYNSLEEVFSVVENRENIHFAVEFIPGQYDQRADSAVQCINLLADNENFNVKSGKLIILYGNVTTEELSKIKKYYINEVEMREKNLDILEENPEQENMEKVPVYENFINKTSEEIEEMRKSLELAMTADDMLFIQEYFKNEEKRNPTETEIRVLDTYWSDHCRHTTFETIIDDVKIENEVYRDIIEKTLKEYVKSREYVHGEKISAKPMTLMDLATVFGKEQRKRGELPDLEVSDEINACSIYIDVPVKGKIEKWILQFKNETHNHPTEIEPFGGASTCIGGAIRDPLSGRTFVYQAVRISGSGDPTEKLNDTLEGKLPQRVITQKAAHGYSSYGNQIGLATTYVNEIYDEGYKAKRLELGLVVGAAPAENIIREKPEKGDVVILLGGRTGRDGIGGATGSSKEHTTESSEKCSAEVQKGNAVTERKIQRLFRNKEVTKLIKKCNDFGAGGVSVAIGELADGLEIDLDKVRVKYVGLTGTELAISESQERMAVVVREENVEKFIKLAEEENLEAYKVAEVNDTGRLVMKYRNEVIADISRDFLNTNGAKSNIDIEIEKTAKLNLERKIDGADFKEKFINNLKDLNVCSQRGLMETFDSTIGSTTVLMPYGGKYQLTPSEVSVQKVSVENAETDVASMVGYGYNPFVAKQSTFHGGAYAVIESMTKIVASGGDYKNIRFTFQEYFERLGKDSKKWGRPLSALLGAFHIQKEFGLPSIGGKDSMSGTFNDISVPPTLVSFAVSMTTAENVISSEFKKAGNNIYLVRTAYDRNDLPDLKELKKNFDFITENIKNKKIVSASAVKNGGISEAVAKMTFGNKLGLDIKSDGIIGENEWFKAGYGTFILESPYNLDYENAVLLGNVVSEGKIVIDNKFEITLDELIEEWEKPLEKIFPTRKEVENSCIMTHCSSVKYKKIELIERENVISSFSNSIAKPRVFIPVFPGTNCEYDLERTFNREGGITKIGVFNNLSQSNILDSIDNFVKEIENSQILMLPGGFSAGDEPDGSAKFMVAVLKNEKIKKAINNLLKRDGLILGICNGFQALIKSGLLPYGEVRGLNEDSPTLTFNNINKHMSKIVMTKIISNNSPWLMGMDEEDIHAIPMSHGEGRVVITEEEYKKLYKNNQIATKYVDFDGKPSMDPKFNPNGSYYAIEGMLAHKGRIFGKMAHSERTGKNLYKNIYGNKDQNIFRNGVKFFK comes from the coding sequence ATGAATTATAGAATCTTTGTGGAAAAAAGAGAAGATTTTAGAGTAGAAACACAGAATCTGATGAATGATTTAAAGGAAAATGTAGGGATTGAATCACTGGATTTCCTGAGAATCTTAAATATCTATGATGTTTTTAATTTAAGCAAGGAAGATCTGAAAAAAATGGAAAAAATTGTTTTTTCCGAAGTAAATGTGGACAGAGTTTATAATTCATTGGAAGAAGTATTTTCTGTCGTGGAAAATAGGGAAAATATACATTTTGCAGTTGAATTTATACCTGGACAGTATGATCAGAGGGCTGATTCTGCAGTTCAATGTATAAATCTTCTGGCAGATAACGAAAATTTCAATGTGAAAAGCGGAAAGCTGATAATTCTTTATGGAAATGTGACTACTGAAGAGCTGAGTAAAATAAAAAAATATTATATAAATGAAGTTGAAATGAGAGAGAAAAATTTAGATATACTTGAAGAAAATCCTGAGCAGGAAAATATGGAAAAAGTTCCGGTTTATGAAAACTTTATAAATAAGACTTCAGAAGAGATAGAAGAAATGAGAAAAAGCCTTGAACTTGCAATGACTGCAGATGATATGCTTTTTATTCAGGAATATTTTAAAAATGAGGAAAAAAGAAATCCTACTGAAACTGAAATAAGAGTTCTCGACACATACTGGTCTGATCATTGCAGACATACTACATTTGAAACGATAATAGATGATGTAAAGATAGAAAATGAAGTGTACAGGGATATAATAGAAAAGACATTGAAGGAATATGTAAAAAGCAGGGAATATGTACATGGAGAAAAAATTTCTGCAAAACCGATGACACTGATGGATCTGGCAACAGTATTTGGAAAGGAACAGAGAAAAAGAGGAGAACTTCCTGATCTGGAAGTTTCAGATGAAATAAATGCATGTTCAATATATATTGATGTGCCCGTGAAAGGGAAAATAGAAAAATGGATTTTACAGTTTAAAAATGAGACACATAATCATCCTACAGAAATAGAACCATTTGGAGGAGCATCTACATGTATCGGTGGTGCTATAAGGGATCCGTTATCAGGAAGAACATTTGTATATCAGGCAGTCAGAATAAGTGGTTCGGGAGATCCAACCGAAAAACTGAACGATACGCTTGAAGGAAAACTCCCTCAGAGGGTAATTACTCAGAAGGCTGCACACGGATATTCCTCATATGGTAATCAGATAGGGCTGGCAACGACATATGTAAATGAAATATATGATGAAGGATACAAGGCTAAGAGATTGGAACTGGGACTTGTAGTGGGAGCTGCACCTGCTGAAAATATCATCAGGGAAAAGCCTGAAAAAGGTGATGTAGTTATTCTTTTAGGAGGAAGAACAGGAAGAGACGGTATTGGAGGAGCAACAGGATCCTCGAAGGAACATACGACAGAATCATCAGAAAAATGCAGTGCCGAAGTTCAGAAGGGAAATGCGGTAACTGAGAGAAAAATTCAGAGACTGTTCAGAAACAAGGAAGTTACAAAGCTTATAAAAAAATGTAATGATTTCGGTGCAGGAGGAGTTTCCGTAGCAATCGGGGAACTTGCTGACGGACTTGAAATAGATCTGGACAAGGTAAGAGTAAAATATGTCGGTCTTACAGGTACTGAACTTGCTATTTCAGAATCACAGGAAAGAATGGCAGTAGTTGTGAGAGAGGAAAATGTAGAAAAATTTATAAAACTTGCTGAAGAGGAAAATCTTGAAGCATATAAAGTGGCTGAAGTAAATGATACAGGAAGACTTGTAATGAAATACAGAAATGAAGTTATAGCTGATATTTCAAGGGATTTTCTAAATACAAACGGTGCAAAATCAAATATAGACATAGAAATAGAAAAAACAGCCAAACTTAATCTGGAAAGAAAAATTGACGGAGCAGACTTTAAGGAAAAATTTATTAACAATCTTAAGGATCTGAATGTATGCTCACAAAGAGGACTTATGGAAACATTTGATTCAACAATCGGTTCGACAACTGTACTGATGCCTTATGGAGGAAAATATCAGTTGACACCTTCAGAAGTGTCTGTTCAGAAAGTTTCTGTTGAAAATGCCGAAACAGATGTGGCTTCAATGGTAGGTTACGGATACAATCCTTTTGTGGCAAAACAGTCAACATTCCATGGAGGAGCATACGCTGTAATAGAATCTATGACTAAAATAGTGGCATCTGGTGGAGATTATAAAAATATAAGATTTACTTTTCAGGAATATTTTGAAAGATTAGGTAAGGATTCAAAAAAATGGGGAAGACCTTTATCGGCACTGTTAGGAGCATTTCATATCCAGAAGGAATTTGGACTGCCTTCAATAGGGGGGAAGGATTCCATGAGCGGAACTTTCAACGATATTTCTGTACCGCCTACACTGGTTTCATTTGCGGTGAGTATGACAACTGCTGAAAATGTAATTTCATCTGAATTTAAGAAGGCGGGAAACAATATTTATCTTGTAAGGACAGCCTATGATAGGAATGATTTACCTGACTTAAAGGAATTAAAGAAAAATTTTGATTTTATAACTGAAAATATTAAAAATAAAAAGATTGTATCGGCATCAGCAGTGAAAAATGGTGGTATATCTGAAGCAGTTGCAAAAATGACTTTTGGAAATAAGTTAGGTTTAGATATAAAGTCAGATGGAATAATAGGGGAAAATGAATGGTTTAAGGCAGGATATGGAACATTTATACTGGAATCTCCTTATAATCTTGACTATGAAAATGCTGTTCTTCTTGGAAATGTAGTTTCAGAAGGAAAAATAGTAATTGATAATAAATTTGAAATTACTCTGGATGAACTGATAGAAGAATGGGAAAAACCTCTGGAAAAAATCTTTCCTACAAGAAAGGAAGTTGAGAATAGTTGCATAATGACTCACTGTAGTAGTGTTAAATACAAAAAAATAGAACTTATTGAAAGAGAAAATGTAATAAGCAGTTTTTCCAACAGTATAGCAAAACCAAGAGTATTTATACCTGTATTTCCAGGTACTAACTGTGAGTATGACCTTGAGAGGACTTTTAACAGGGAAGGTGGAATCACTAAGATAGGTGTGTTTAATAATCTTTCTCAGAGTAATATACTGGATTCCATAGATAATTTTGTCAAGGAAATAGAGAACTCTCAGATATTAATGCTTCCAGGAGGATTCAGTGCCGGAGATGAACCTGATGGATCAGCAAAATTCATGGTTGCAGTGCTGAAAAACGAAAAAATTAAGAAAGCAATAAATAATCTTCTGAAACGTGATGGTTTGATACTTGGAATATGTAACGGATTTCAGGCACTCATAAAATCAGGTCTGTTACCATATGGCGAAGTAAGGGGACTGAACGAAGATTCTCCTACATTGACATTTAACAATATAAATAAGCATATGTCGAAAATAGTAATGACTAAAATTATTTCAAACAATTCTCCATGGCTGATGGGAATGGATGAAGAAGATATACACGCCATTCCGATGTCACACGGAGAAGGAAGAGTTGTCATTACTGAGGAAGAATATAAAAAACTGTATAAAAATAATCAGATAGCTACAAAATATGTAGATTTTGATGGAAAGCCAAGCATGGATCCGAAATTTAACCCTAACGGTTCATATTATGCAATAGAGGGAATGCTTGCTCATAAAGGAAGAATATTTGGAAAGATGGCACATTCTGAAAGAACTGGAAAAAATTTATATAAAAATATATATGGAAACAAGGATCAGAATATATTCAGAAATGGAGTAAAATTTTTCAAATAA